Proteins co-encoded in one Daphnia carinata strain CSIRO-1 chromosome 3, CSIRO_AGI_Dcar_HiC_V3, whole genome shotgun sequence genomic window:
- the LOC130692982 gene encoding neprilysin-1-like: MADKIELFYAVVLVILRLSYSLPVSSDVDTRAAIELADAMDATADPCQDFFQYACGGWIEKNPIPTSKSTWSQFDLVNKKLAHELADILKEKNSLTDPFPVRLARQMHSDCMDNDTTESLGLTPLTNYLGQFGGWPMTLAHWKDSSFNWTNTTASALTTFNLPILISIFNDLDTDHTNASTIYIDQDSLYLPRSVLVNLTANPTIATAYKKVIVESAKAIRDWLRSNVTDVEIESQVDAVLKFESQLATITVSDGDRRNSSRMYNPMTLTELQNWTDGLFINNSSNKINWLEYLNAIYSSAGITIPKTERLVIAEPNYLNQLIQLLNKTPPRVLANYIHWRIVDALAMFTNQRMADVQFEFAKVTEGISKPNSRSHQCVDAVNELMGMALGSVYVQRVFDDQSVEEIKEMIVNLKKSFKSLLSEASWMDSTTKSTAKDKVDAMIEFVAYPAWLKNKTALEDYYDGIITTSTGSHFYNIQQVHSFINQNELASLREKPDRTEWNDKPTIVNAFYSGTTNSITFPAAILQPPFYQKGRSAAMNYGAMGSMIGHEITHGFDDEGRQSDKYGNTAQWWSEKTLELYQERATCFINEYSNFTVLNGSKLNGVNTQGENIADNGGVREALRAYRYYVAANGRADSTKFENLTPEQVFFLAYANSLCGTNTPQALRTLIEKDPHSPYRYRVIGTLSNNEDFVRAFQCRPGTPMNRLNKCVLW, encoded by the exons ATGGCAGACAA GATCGAGTTGTTTTACGCTGTCGTGTTGGTCATCCTCCGATTGAGTTACAGTTTACCTGTTTCTTCGGATGTTGACACCAGAG CTGCAATTGAGCTGGCGGATGCTATGGACGCGACAGCCGATCCATGCCAGGATTTTTTTCAATACGCTTGTGGCGGATGGATCGAAAAGAATCCAATTCCAACATCGAAATCGACCTGGTCGCAATTCGACCTTGTGAATAAAAAACTAGCTCATGAATTGGCAG atattttgaaagagaaaaattctCTTACGGATCCATTTCCAGTGAGACTTGCCCGTCAAATGCACAGCGACTGTATGgacaacg ATACTACCGAGAGCTTAGGATTGACGCCTTTAACCAATTACTTGGGTCAGTTCGGTGGCTGGCCGATGACGTTGGCTCATTGGAAAGATTCTTCATTCAACTGGACGAACACGACAGCGTCGGCACTCACTACTTTCAATTTGCCCATATTAATCAGCATCTTCAATGACTTGGATACGGATCACACGAACGCGAGTACGATCTACATTGACCAAGATTCGCTTTATTTGCCGCGTTCAGTCCTCGTTAATTTGACGGCCAATCCAACAATTGCGACGGCCTACAAGAAAGTGATAGTCGAATCTGCCAAAGCGATTAGAGATTGGCTGCGGAGTAACGTCACTGACGTCGAAATCGAGAGCCAAGTCGACGCTGTTTTGAAATTCGAGTCACAGTTGGCAACG ATCACCGTTTCAGATGGAGATCGTCGCAATAGCAGCCGAATGTACAATCCAATGACGCTGACAGAACTTCAAAATTGGACTGACGGCCTGTTCATCAATAATTCTTCTAATAAA ATTAATTGGCTAGAATACCTCAACGCTATTTACTCTTCCGCTGGTATCACGATCCCGAAAACGGAACGACTTGTCATAGCCGAGCCGAATTATTTAAATCAGCTCATTCAACTGTTGAATAAAACACCGCCTCGAGTGTTAG CTAATTACATCCATTGGCGTATTGTGGATGCTCTGGCCATGTTCACTAACCAGCGCATGGCTGATGTGCAATTTGAATTTGCTAAAGTGACTGAAGGCATTTCCAAACCCAATTCGAG GTCACATCAATGCGTCGATGCCGTCAATGAACTCATGGGAATGGCGTTAGGTTCAGTTTACGTTCAAAGAGTGTTTGACGATCAATCTGTCGAAGAG ATTAAAGAGATGATtgtcaatttgaaaaagtcGTTTAAATCTCTGCTAAGCGAAGCTTCTTGGATGGATTCAACTACTAAATCAACAGCAAAAGATAAAGTAGATGCCATGATTGAATTTGTTGCCTACCCCGCATGGTTAAAGAACAAAACTGCCTTAGAGGATTATTACGACGGG ATTATTACGACTTCGACGGGTTCCCATTTCTATAATATTCAACAAGTGCATTCTTTTATAAATCAAAACGAATTGGCCAGTCTCCGCGAGAAACCTGATCGCACCGA ATGGAACGATAAACCGACTATTGTCAACGCTTTCTACTCTGGCACCACAAACTCAATTA CTTTTCCGGCTGCCATTCTACAACCCCCGTTTTATCAAAAAGGGCGTTCGGC ggcaATGAATTACGGCGCTATGGGTAGCATGATCGGTCATGAAATAACTCACGGATTCGACGACGAAG GTCGACAGAGTGACAAGTACGGCAACACGGCTCAGTGGTGGTCGGAGAAAACACTGGAACTGTATCAAGAACGGGCCACGTGCTTCATTAACGAATACTCCAATTTCACCGTCCTAAATGGTTCAAAA TTAAACGGGGTCAATACCCAGGGCGAGAACATTGCGGATAATGGCGGAGTGAGGGAAGCCTTGAGAGCTTACCGTTACTACGTCGCAGCCAATGGCCGGGCTGATTCGACCAAATTCGAAAACTTGACGCCAGAgcaagttttctttcttgcttaCGCCAATAGTTTATGTGGAACTAATACTCCTCAAGCGTTGAGGACTCTTATTGAAAAGGATCCTCACAGCCCTTATCGCTATCGCGTCATAGGAACTCTGTCCAATAACGAAGACTTTGTCAGAGCGTTTCAATGTCGTCCAGGCACGCCGATGAATCGATTAAATAAATGCGTTCTATGGTAG
- the LOC130692993 gene encoding uncharacterized protein LOC130692993 — protein MCFTMSSAISLIIFFLTITGSVPVISGSVSSVTDSGPMLQIVEMRVPAVVEDGSATSVVLDCDYVLRSADKKSELVVQWYFQNGSSPVYQWIPGKRPQDLGVLKGRLNLEYRASNDPYKRHRALEILKPTYELSGVYRCKVATVEEEAVAARTMIVYTPARNLEIWHQKMSFDAVNVTCRVEGISPRPRLQLYRGDRPGVEMEGMPAEVVNRRGLYDVTLYRVVHDRSLRQETIFECVLSIPATQYQIARRLIYYPGPAPIRSSSSSSSSMSSGQTASRNAYYLDASSVWMNGRLLLFLVLVHASSVGILVV, from the exons ATGTGTTTCACCATGTCTTCGGCCATCTCACTCATTATCTTCTTCCTGACCATTAcag GTAGTGTTCCAGTAATTTCTGGGAGCGTGAGCAGCGTGACAGATTCGGGACCAATGCTGCAGATTGTTGAAATGCGTGTACCGGCCGTGGTGGAAGACGGTTCGGCAACGTCTGTCGTCCTCGACTGCGATTACGTTTTGCGTTCGGCCGATAAGAAATCGGAACTGGTCGTCCAGTGGTATTTCCAGAACGGCTCCAGCCCCGTCTACCAGTGGATACCGGGCAAACGGCCGCAGGATCTCGGCGTCCTCAAAGGCCGTCTCAATCTCGAGTACCGCGCTTCTAACGATCCCTACAAGCGGCACAGGGCCCTGGAGATCCTCAAACCAACCTACGAGCTCAGCGGCGTCTACCGATGCAAAGTGGCCACGGTCGAAGAAGAAGCCGTTGCGGCCAGGACGATGATCGTTTACa CTCCTGCTCGCAATTTGGAAATATGGCATCAGAAAATGTCGTTTGACGCTGTCAACGTGACGTGCAGAGTCGAAGGTATTTCGCCCAGGCCTCGGCTTCAGCTCTATCGCGGTGATCGTCCTGG AGTGGAGATGGAAGGGATGCCAGCCGAAGTGGTGAATCGACGAGGGCTCTACGACGTGACACTCTATCGGGTCGTACACGACCGTTCTCTCCGCCAAGAGACCATCTTCGAGTGCGTGTTGTCCATTCCAGCCACGCAGTATCAAATCGCCCGCCGACTCATCTACTACCCAG GTCCAGCGCCCATCcggagcagcagcagcagcagcagcagtatgAGTTCAG GACAAACAGCCAGTCGGAATGCTTACTATCTCGACGCATCCAGCGTCTGGATGAATGGTAGGCTACTACTTTTCCTTGTACTTGTCCATGCGTCTTCTGTCGGGATCCTCGTCGTCTAG
- the LOC130692983 gene encoding inactive serine protease scarface-like — translation MTCINLATLVCLFVCLIQLADSNPYNNQRYSGHAFSSRSGPHGNGIAYSGSSYHSLGIQATAQQQPQQGRANNEQYWWQGSQSPFSESAAQNRGVSSGARAIDTSRAHARPLVPGCGGGKCFGAAAHSVAASSYSNSNGQQNLVSQQYLPPPAVSSSHSAQASHQSQNFGGAASQGQPSNVSPFPGCAAAMKCVTEEFCSVDGVMVNTPVRLSPYEKEHLRVPLMECMNPETNQEGFCCRDPLYEDPWPADMPMPGMNKLPTQPGGGALNRPVVSASVAAVSSNNGIQSVSSFNHGQSNGIRPTVTATAAVSTGSNGRPVSSVGAAVSSFNQASPAQHGQASQHYGPPSGTPSQRPFNQQPTGQAQRPATAYQPPTPTYQASQSQQQTNTLQGPPAPPFAGCAAAMKCVTEEYCSVDGVMVNTPVRLSPYEKEYLRVPLMECTNPETNQVGFCCRDPLYEDPWPAGMPMPGMNKAPTQPGGASLNRPVVAASVAAVSSNNGRPSVSSFNNGQSNVNRPTVTATAVVSSSSNGRPVVAQGAAVSFNQQGQQTNQYFIPTSPGPTPRPVSPQVAAASYQPPSQSYLPPPAQKPATPPHTASGFKPARPAYQQPAPSSHRPTYQASQSQTNTASTLQGPPGSSFPGCAAAMKCVAEDLCSVDGVMVNTPVRLSPYEKEYLRVPLMACLNKDTNQEGFCCRDPLYNDPWPAGMPMP, via the exons ATGACTTGCATCAATTTGGCAACACTCGTTTGCCTTTTCGTCTGTCTCATCCAATTAGCAGACAGCAATCCGTACAACAATCAACGGTATTCCGGCCATGCGTTCTCGTCCAGATCGGGTCCTCATGGAAACGGGATCGCATACAGTGGATCTAGTTATCACTCACTTGGCATCCAGGCAACAGCTCAACAACAACCTCAACAAG GTCGTGCTAATAACGAACAGTACTGGTGGCAAGGATCTCAGTCACCCTTTAGCGAAAGTGCAGCACAAAACAGAGGTGTTTCTTCGGGAGCTCGAGCTATTGATACATCACGAGCTCACGCCCGTCCCTTAGTTCCTGGTTGTGGTGGAGGAAAGTGTTTTGGAGCTGCTGCCCACTCCGTAGCAGCATCTAGCTATAGCAACAGTAATGGACAGCAAAACCTCGTCAGCCAGCAGTATCTCCCTCCACCTGCTGTGTCATCCTCTCATTCTGCACAGGCTTCTCATCAGTCCCAGAATTt TGGTGGGGCCGCATCTCAAGGTCAGCCTTCTAACGTTTCGCCCTTCCCCGGATGTGCGGCTGCAATGAAATGCGTCACCGAAGAATTTTGCAGTGTTGACGGTGTTATGGTTAACACACCCGTAAGGCTATCCCCTTACGAAAAGGAACACCTCAGGGTCCCATTGATG GAGTGTATGAACCCCGAGACCAACCAGGAAGGTTTCTGTTGCCGCGACCCATTGTACGAGGATCCCTGGCCCGCTGATATGCCCATGCCCGGTATGAACAAGTTGCCGACCCAACCAGGTGGTGGTGCATTAAATCGACCTGTTGTCTCGGCATCCGTTGCTGCTGTGTCATCCAATAACGGCATTCAATCAGTTTCGTCCTTTAACCACGGCCAGTCAAATGGCATTCGACCCACCGTTACAGCCACAGCTGCAGTTTCTACAGGTAGCAATGGAAGACCAGTGTCAAGTGTAGGTGCTGCTGTTTCTTCATTCAATCAAGCTTCACCCGCTCAGCATGGACAGGCATCTCAACATTACGGCCCTCCTTCAGGGACCCCATCACAACGACCTTTTAACCAGCAACCCACTGGCCAAGCTCAACGACCTGCCACTGCATACCAACCGCCCACACCGACTTACCAGGCTTCTCAGAGCCAGCAGCAAACAAA TACTCTCCAAGGTCCACCGGCCCCTCCTTTTGCTGGATGCGCAGCTGCTATGAAATGCGTGACCGAGGAATACTGCAGTGTCGATGGTGTTATGGTCAACACACCTGTGAGGTTATCTCCCTACGAAAAGGAATATCTACGCGTTCCGCTAATG GAATGTACGAATCCAGAAACTAATCAAGTGGGATTCTGCTGTCGGGATCCGTTGTACGAAGATCCTTGGCCCGCTGGTATGCCCATGCCAGGTATGAACAAGGCACCCACTCAGCCAGGTGGTGCTTCATTAAATCGACCTGTAGTCGCTGCATCTGTTGCTGCCGTCTCATCCAATAATGGCAGACCTTCAGTTTCGTCCTTTAACAACGGCCAGTCAAATGTCAACCGACCAACCGTCACAGCCACAGCTGTTGTGTCATCCAGTAGCAATGGAAGGCCCGTAGTAGCTCAAGGTGCTGCGGTTTCATTCAATCAACAAGGACAGCAGACCAACCAATATTTTATTCCCACTTCGCCGGGCCCTACACCAAGACCCGTCAGCCCCCAAGTGGCTGCTGCATCCTATCAACCACCATCGCAGTCCTATTTGCCACCCCCTGCCCAGAAACCCGCCACGCCCCCACACACGGCTTCTGGTTTCAAACCTGCCCGACCTGCATATCAACAGCCAGCACCTTCTTCACACCGACCTACATACCAAGCTTCTCAGAGTCAGACAAA TACTGCTTCTACCCTCCAAGGCCCACCTGGTAGTTCCTTTCCTGGATGCGCTGCTGCAATGAAATGCGTGGCTGAAGATTTATGCAGTGTCGATGGTGTTATGGTTAACACACCAGTAAGGTTGTCTCCGTACGAGAAAGAATACCTCCGTGTTCCATTgatg gcTTGCCTGAATAAAGACACGAACCAAGAAGGATTTTGCTGCAGAGATCCATTGTACAATGACCCATGGCCAGCTGGTATGCCCATGCCGTAA